In a genomic window of Pontibacter liquoris:
- a CDS encoding fumarylacetoacetate hydrolase family protein: MKILAIGRNYAEHIAELQNEVPDEPVIFLKPDTAILRHNEPFYYPDYTKDIHHEVELILRISREGKEIDPKFAHKYYDAIGLGIDFTARDLQAKAKAKGLPWALAKGFNGSAPVSEFLPLNQFPDLQNINFRLDVNGVTKQKGNSQMMLNNFDAIIAYISRFVTLKTGDILFTGTPEGVGPVQVGDRLEGYVEDKKLLDFEIK; the protein is encoded by the coding sequence ATGAAGATACTCGCTATCGGCCGTAACTATGCCGAACATATTGCCGAACTCCAGAATGAAGTTCCCGACGAACCTGTTATTTTCCTGAAGCCGGACACGGCCATCCTGCGCCACAACGAGCCATTTTATTATCCTGACTATACTAAGGACATACACCACGAGGTAGAGCTGATCTTGCGCATCAGCCGCGAAGGCAAAGAGATCGACCCCAAGTTTGCCCACAAATACTACGATGCCATTGGCCTGGGCATCGACTTTACGGCCCGCGATTTGCAGGCTAAAGCAAAAGCGAAGGGCTTGCCCTGGGCGCTGGCAAAAGGCTTTAACGGCTCTGCCCCGGTATCCGAATTCCTGCCGCTTAACCAGTTCCCCGACCTGCAGAACATCAATTTCCGGCTGGACGTGAACGGGGTGACCAAGCAAAAAGGCAACTCGCAGATGATGCTCAACAACTTTGACGCGATCATTGCTTACATCTCCCGGTTCGTCACCCTGAAAACGGGCGATATTCTATTTACCGGCACCCCGGAAGGCGTAGGCCCCGTGCAGGTAGGAGACAGATTAGAAGGGTATGTGGAAGACAAAAAACTACTTGATTTTGAAATTAAATAA
- a CDS encoding transketolase, producing the protein MNPHNKRIDELKQVAAQVRRDIVRMVHAVNSGHPGGSLGCTDYFVSLYFRVMNYSPNFNMDGKGEDLFFLSNGHISPVWYSTLARAGFFEVKELATFRKLNSRLQGHPATEEGLPGIRVASGSLGQGLSVALGAAEAKKLNNDNSLVYVLMGDGELEEGQIWEAAMYAAHHKLDNVIATVDRNHQQIDGSTDEIGGLGDLRAKFEAFGWHVLEADGNNFELLLPALEDAKAAAGNGKPVMVLMHTEMGYGVDFMMGSHKWHGVAPNDEQLQIALQQLAVNEAADY; encoded by the coding sequence GTGAATCCACACAACAAGAGAATAGACGAACTGAAGCAGGTGGCCGCGCAGGTGCGCCGCGATATTGTACGCATGGTGCATGCCGTTAACTCCGGGCACCCAGGCGGCTCGCTGGGCTGCACCGATTATTTCGTATCGCTATACTTCCGGGTGATGAACTACAGCCCCAACTTTAACATGGATGGCAAAGGCGAAGACCTGTTTTTCCTTTCCAACGGCCACATCTCGCCGGTTTGGTACAGCACGCTGGCGCGCGCCGGCTTTTTTGAGGTAAAAGAACTCGCTACGTTCCGCAAGCTCAACTCTCGCCTGCAGGGCCACCCGGCCACGGAAGAAGGCCTGCCCGGTATCCGGGTAGCATCCGGTTCTTTGGGCCAGGGACTTTCGGTAGCGCTGGGCGCTGCCGAAGCTAAAAAGCTGAACAACGACAATAGCCTGGTGTATGTGCTGATGGGCGACGGCGAGTTGGAAGAAGGCCAGATATGGGAAGCTGCCATGTATGCAGCGCATCACAAGCTGGATAACGTGATTGCCACCGTAGACCGCAACCACCAGCAGATCGATGGCTCTACCGACGAGATAGGCGGTCTGGGCGACCTGCGCGCCAAGTTTGAGGCTTTTGGCTGGCATGTGCTGGAAGCGGACGGCAATAACTTTGAGCTGCTGCTGCCTGCCCTGGAAGATGCCAAAGCTGCTGCCGGAAATGGCAAGCCGGTGATGGTGCTGATGCATACCGAAATGGGCTATGGCGTGGACTTTATGATGGGTTCGCACAAATGGCACGGGGTAGCACCAAACGATGAGCAGCTGCAGATCGCGCTGCAGCAACTGGCTGTAAACGAAGCCGCGGACTACTAA
- a CDS encoding M48 family metallopeptidase: MYKKLISFSVAVVMLVGCTTVPITGRRQLNLVSDAEMQQQSYAAYNQFLSENKLSRDAQATAMVKRVGQRIEKAVEQYMANNNMSDQLAGYAWEFNLVQDDQVNAFAMAGGKTVVYTGLLPVAKNETGLAVVMGHEIAHAIAKHGNERMSQMLAQQFGGQTLSALAGTQPGAAANLALAAYGVGSQLGLLKYSRTQESEADKLGLVFMAMAGYDPQAAIPFWERMQESGGQTPPEFLSTHPSSATRVNDLRNFMPEALKYYKGK; this comes from the coding sequence ATGTATAAAAAACTAATATCCTTTTCTGTTGCTGTTGTGATGCTGGTAGGGTGTACGACTGTACCTATTACCGGACGCCGACAGCTCAACCTGGTTTCGGATGCCGAAATGCAGCAGCAAAGCTATGCCGCTTACAACCAGTTTCTGAGCGAAAATAAACTCTCGCGTGATGCCCAGGCGACCGCTATGGTAAAACGCGTGGGGCAGCGTATCGAGAAAGCTGTGGAGCAATATATGGCTAACAACAACATGTCGGACCAGCTGGCGGGCTATGCCTGGGAGTTTAACCTGGTGCAGGACGACCAGGTGAACGCCTTTGCCATGGCTGGCGGTAAAACGGTGGTGTATACCGGGCTGTTACCCGTAGCGAAGAACGAAACCGGACTTGCCGTGGTGATGGGCCACGAGATTGCCCACGCCATTGCCAAACATGGCAACGAGCGCATGAGCCAGATGCTGGCCCAGCAGTTCGGTGGCCAGACCCTTTCGGCGCTGGCCGGCACGCAGCCGGGTGCGGCGGCTAACCTGGCGCTGGCTGCCTATGGGGTAGGCTCCCAGTTGGGCCTGCTCAAGTATAGCCGCACCCAGGAATCGGAAGCCGATAAGCTGGGACTCGTGTTTATGGCCATGGCCGGTTACGACCCGCAGGCGGCTATACCGTTCTGGGAGCGCATGCAGGAAAGCGGCGGACAAACGCCCCCCGAGTTCCTCTCTACGCACCCCAGCTCAGCTACCCGCGTAAACGATCTGCGTAACTTTATGCCCGAGGCATTAAAGTATTATAAAGGCAAATAA
- a CDS encoding M23 family metallopeptidase has protein sequence MKLNKRLAFVILSTFTALGLQAQSPTPVVKTGNITKVGKTAPIPVEAGYFLFPIKPGVRNYLSGTMGEIRSNHFHGGLDIKTDQRIGLQVFAAADGYISRVKSSTYGYGNIIYITHPNGLVTTYGHLSAFGEPLATYMRQKQYEKQQFELELFLEPGQFPVKRGDVIALSGNTGGSGGPHLHFEVRDKEDRLYNPLLYKFSEILDSMAPDIFSLAIQPLNIHSRVNNEFGRAEFKPVKTGSTYTLTDTVYAHGLLGLELQTTDRLDGTVNKNGTQQVTLFVNGKPLYEHYIDHVPFELSRQVSQHIDYNVYKRQGRTFQKAYVDTGNDLPLYRTANQRQGRISISPDSVYQVKLVTQDSYNNTSTLNFVVKGKAPAFYKTLAKAVKKPTLNYEIIGNVLKVSATDTSATPRNVELFMKGKGLQLVPSYMDNSASVALYDLRGGLPDSLGFCGETEKLDFQRMVPPGQEVKFSNRYLDLIFNEQTLYDTLYLQTRKEGDVYTIGDFYTPLLKGLAVTITPDRQFADKSKAAVYYLGTGRGRGFMGGTWNGNTITFTTRNMGKFKVLEDTNAPKMKLLSKSKDMIRFKIWDDLSGINSFNAYVNGKWILMKYEHKDATIWSEKLDKNIPLSGEFVLKVKDNAGNEATYTTTI, from the coding sequence TTGAAATTAAATAAGCGCCTCGCGTTCGTTATACTTAGTACGTTTACCGCCCTGGGCCTGCAGGCACAAAGCCCTACGCCGGTTGTTAAAACAGGAAACATTACCAAAGTCGGAAAAACAGCCCCGATCCCGGTGGAAGCGGGCTATTTCCTGTTCCCGATCAAACCGGGCGTCCGCAATTACCTCTCGGGCACCATGGGCGAGATCCGCTCCAACCACTTCCATGGCGGGCTGGACATTAAAACAGACCAGCGCATCGGTTTGCAGGTTTTTGCCGCGGCCGACGGGTATATCTCGCGGGTAAAAAGCTCTACCTACGGGTATGGCAACATCATTTATATCACGCACCCCAATGGGCTGGTGACTACCTATGGGCACCTTTCGGCTTTTGGCGAGCCACTGGCTACTTACATGCGGCAGAAGCAGTATGAAAAGCAGCAGTTTGAGCTGGAGCTGTTCCTGGAACCTGGCCAGTTTCCGGTAAAGCGGGGCGATGTGATCGCGCTCTCGGGCAACACGGGCGGCTCGGGCGGCCCGCACCTGCACTTTGAAGTACGCGACAAAGAAGACCGCCTCTACAACCCGCTGCTCTATAAATTCTCCGAGATACTGGACAGTATGGCTCCGGACATTTTCAGCCTGGCCATCCAGCCGCTCAACATTCACAGCCGCGTAAACAACGAATTCGGGCGGGCAGAGTTTAAGCCTGTCAAAACCGGCAGTACCTATACTTTAACCGACACGGTGTATGCCCACGGCCTACTGGGCCTGGAGTTGCAGACCACCGACCGGCTGGATGGCACCGTTAACAAAAACGGCACGCAGCAGGTAACGCTCTTTGTAAACGGCAAACCGCTTTACGAGCATTACATCGACCACGTGCCTTTTGAGCTGTCGCGACAGGTATCGCAGCACATCGACTACAATGTATACAAACGCCAGGGCCGCACCTTTCAGAAAGCGTATGTAGATACCGGCAACGACCTGCCGCTTTACCGTACGGCCAATCAGCGCCAGGGCCGCATCAGCATCAGCCCCGATTCGGTGTACCAGGTCAAGCTTGTTACCCAGGATTCTTACAACAACACCTCCACCCTGAACTTTGTGGTGAAAGGCAAAGCACCGGCTTTTTATAAAACGCTGGCCAAAGCGGTAAAAAAGCCAACCCTGAACTATGAGATCATCGGCAACGTACTGAAAGTAAGCGCCACGGATACCAGTGCTACCCCCCGAAATGTGGAACTGTTCATGAAAGGCAAAGGGCTGCAACTGGTGCCCAGCTACATGGACAACTCGGCTTCCGTAGCCCTGTACGACCTGCGTGGCGGCCTTCCTGACTCCCTGGGTTTTTGTGGCGAAACAGAAAAACTAGATTTCCAGCGCATGGTGCCGCCGGGGCAGGAAGTAAAGTTTTCGAACCGCTACCTGGACCTTATTTTTAACGAGCAGACGCTTTATGACACGCTCTACCTGCAAACCCGCAAAGAAGGCGATGTATATACGATCGGCGATTTTTATACACCCCTGCTCAAAGGCCTGGCCGTTACCATTACGCCCGACAGGCAGTTTGCCGACAAATCGAAGGCGGCGGTATATTACCTGGGTACTGGCCGTGGCCGCGGGTTTATGGGCGGTACCTGGAACGGGAACACCATTACTTTTACTACTCGCAACATGGGCAAGTTTAAAGTGCTGGAAGATACCAATGCGCCCAAGATGAAGCTGCTGAGCAAGAGTAAAGACATGATCCGCTTTAAGATCTGGGACGACCTGTCGGGTATCAACTCCTTTAATGCCTACGTGAACGGCAAATGGATCCTGATGAAGTATGAGCACAAAGATGCGACGATCTGGTCTGAGAAGCTGGATAAAAACATACCTTTGTCCGGCGAATTTGTGCTGAAGGTAAAAGACAATGCCGGCAACGAAGCCACCTATACGACAACGATTTAA
- the bcp gene encoding thioredoxin-dependent thiol peroxidase, which produces MTLHIGDKAPEFEGKDQNGQPVKLSDYRGKKVLLYFYPKDDTSGCTAQACNLRDNYSDLQQQGYEVIGVSIDPEKSHQKFISKYELPFTLLADTDKRIVEQYGVWQEKSMYGRKYMGTMRYTFVIDEEGVIRDIITKVKTAEHASQILGK; this is translated from the coding sequence ATGACACTACACATCGGCGACAAAGCCCCTGAATTTGAAGGCAAGGACCAGAACGGCCAGCCTGTAAAACTGAGCGACTACCGGGGAAAGAAAGTGCTGCTATACTTCTACCCCAAAGACGATACCTCCGGCTGTACCGCCCAGGCCTGCAACCTTCGCGACAACTACAGCGACCTGCAGCAGCAGGGCTACGAGGTGATCGGCGTAAGTATAGACCCGGAGAAATCGCATCAGAAGTTTATCAGCAAGTATGAGCTGCCTTTTACGCTGCTAGCCGATACCGACAAGCGCATTGTAGAGCAGTATGGCGTGTGGCAGGAGAAATCCATGTATGGCCGCAAGTATATGGGCACCATGCGCTACACCTTTGTCATCGACGAGGAAGGCGTGATCCGCGACATCATCACCAAAGTAAAAACCGCTGAGCACGCCAGCCAGATCCTGGGTAAATAA